In Nitrosococcus halophilus Nc 4, the genomic stretch GTTAGCACCGTACCCACCAAAATTTTAAGCGCTTAAGTAAGGGAATCTCTCTCGACCTTGATCCCCCCTTCGCTGAAAGCAAGGCTTTCCGACAGCTTTTTAAAACCATTATACCTTCAGCGCTAGGTGTAAGCACCTAGTAGGGCTTAGTGAAGAAGCGATAGGGAGTGCCTTGAAAGGCGCAATGCAAGCTCTGACCTTTTTTCTGTTTTTCCCGCCGTGCTTTGCACTTTATATTTCTATGGTGCGCGTAGCTTCTCAGTTCCACCAGTGATCTCCTTGTTCGCAAAGCTCCTCTAGGACCTGTTGCATCCGCATGTGGATTTGGCGCATTTTGTCTTCGCTGGCATTCGGGGGGACCCAAATTGGAGGTGCCTTCAAAACGATTGCTCGGGTGAAAGGTATCGGGATTTGAAATCCATCCCAACTATTGAGTTGGATTTTGTGTTTCATTGAAACATGAAAGCAGGAGATTGCCGCTCCTGTCTTTCGGGCGAGAATAACGGGACCGACTTTCGCCACATGCCGCGGACCCCTGGGACCATCGATGGTGAAAGCGGCGTCACGTCCCTGCTGGATCTCCTTCACCATCGCGGAGAGGGCTTTCAAGCCGCCCCGTGAGCTAGAGCCGCGGACGGCACTATACCCATGGCGTTGAATGCAGTGGGTCATTGCCTCGCCATCCAGGTTCATGCTAGCCATGACAATGATGCCCCGGTTCCGCCAGTACCAGGTTGCCGGGAAAATGCGACCATGCCAGAAGGTGAAGATCGCGCGGGAGCCAGCCGCGTAGATCTGTTCCAGATACTTATCTCCTTGAGACTCCCAGCGAATGGTGCGACAAATGATGGTGATGACCCAGTAACCGAGCCATCCCATGAGGCGAACTTTGCCGTATTGCCACCTCGTAAGGGTCGGTTGTTTCGTTTTTTTTGGGGTGATGTTCAAACTTGTCTTTGCAGTTGGATGAGCAGAAATAATAGGTTTTGTTCTCGACGCCAATTTTTAACTGGGTAGTTTCAGGATCTACCGGAATTTGATAGAAGACGGGGTCCGTATTGGGACGTTGGCTACGACCAAACGATAGTGATGAAGGCCTTGCCACAGGCAAATGATTTGGTATCAACTTATAGACACAATACATTCAGGATCATCATTGGTTGGCCTATTTACCCGTCGACTTACGGGGTAAGCCTCCATGCTTTCCGGGGGATAGGGTTTTAACAGCGCTGTCAGGGTGTTGGCAGCTTGGTTTTTGGGATTAAGCCAGGCTTCGTAGTCGGCAGGTTCGAGGATGACTGGCATTCGGTCGTGAATGGGTTGGATGAGTTTATTGGCGTCGGTGACAATAATTGTGCAGGAATCGATGCATTTGCCCGTTTCCCCTTCCCAATGCTCCCAGAGCCCAGCAAAGGCAAACACTTCGCCATTACGCCGGCGAATATAGTAGGGTTGTTTGGCGCCATCCGTTGCTGGCTTCCATTCGTAGAATCCATCGGCAGGGATAAGGCAACGCCGATGTCGGAATGCACCCCGGAAGGCGGGTTTAGTAGCAACGGTCTCAGCACGGGCATTGATCATGCTGTAGGAGGTTTTCTCTTCCTTAGCCCAGTGGGGAATGAGCCCCCAGCGTAACATGGTCAATTCTCTCTGGGAGGATTCCCCCCGCACGGCGGGAACCGCTTGAGAAGGGGCAATGTTAAACCGGGGAGTGAGCTCCTGTGTTTGAGAGAGATGAAAATGGGCAGCGAGCTGTTCAAGGGAAGCATGAAGGGTATAACGACCACACATTAGATTGCACCAGTTTGAGTAAGCCCATAGAGTACCAGTTTTTGCATCAACTTTTCTTTCAGGGTGGTGGGATTATCCAGTTGTAATCGCTTTAGGAAGACAGTGGCGCTTTCTGGGGTAGAAGTAATCATTTTGAGCTGACGCCTATTGGGGATAGAAAATCTTTTTTTGACCACCATGGTTTGAAGTAACTCGAACACTCTCATTAAGACCATTTCTTCCGGGGTGAATTCAGTGCCAAAGGGCAATTCCGGGACAAAACCCTGTGCTTTATAAGCGTGAAAAAGCTTTTTAAGGCGTTCTGGATGATTGTCCTTGAAACCGTCAGGAATTTGGTAGTCTTTAGGAATTTTTCCTGCTTTTTTAGCTTCTTTGAGCAGAGATTCTTGAAATCTAGAATCCGCAATTTTTAACAAGGCAATGATGACCTCCCGATCATTTTTGCCTCTCAAATCGGCGATACCATATTCGGTGACCACCATATCCCGTAAATGACAGGGAATGGTGGTATGACCATAGTTCCAAATGATATTGGAACTGATTTCGCCGTGTTTTTCTCTGATGCTCCGGAGCATGATAATGGCGCGGGCGTCAGATAAGGCATGGGCCATGGCAATGAAATTATATTGACCGCCGACTCCACTCACGATACGACCGTCTTCCAATTTATCTGAGATTATGGCGCCATCAAGAGTGACCATAAGGGCGGAATTGAAAAAACGACCCTCTTTTCTTTGCAGCCTTTTGAGTTCCTCATCACCATAAAGTTGATTAACGTAAGAGATCTTCTTCATGCAGAATAGCTCACGCTCTTCTGTTTTTAGATCCCGTAAAAAATTATAAAAGCGCTGGGGTCCTAGGAAGAAACTTCCGTGGAGTAAATACCCTCCTTTGAGCTGAGATCCTAAACAATAATGATAAATTTTCTCAACAGCGTGAGTATCCGTAAGGTCGGCAGGAATTTCTATCCCGCTAGGGGCGTAGAGGTGGCCGTTTTGGTATGCCCATTCCGTTTTAAAAATACCCCACTGTTGTAGTAGGGCAACATCTTTGGCACTAAGCTTGGGGGGGATAATTTTTTCTTCTATGAGGCAAGATAAAGTTTCTGGAGAAACTTGGCTGCTAATCTTGTTTTCATTAAGGAGCCGTTGAAGGGTTTCATGGGGATAGACTTTTCGTTTTAGCACTCCACTATGATAAAGTTGCATAAAACCATCAACGAACATTTCGCTGTTAGCATAGAGACCTTTTTTAAAAGAATTTATTCCCCCTACTTTATGGATCACATTTTCAAATTTATCGAAAACTTTTGATTCCGATAAGAGATCGCGGTAAGCAGGATTATGTTGATGCCTCATATTGACGAAATAGGTGACAGCATCCCCTAGTGAACCAATTCCAAGCTGAATTGTTCCTCCGTCCTTGATAAGGGCGCTGGCATGAAGCCCAATCATGTAGTCAGCTGGATTGATTGCCATATTGGGGGGAGCAAAGAGTTTGAATGTATATTGAGGATGGTCCACAATGGCGTCAAAATCCTCCGGCGATACCAGCGCGTCGCCATACATAAAAGGTAACTCAGGGTTTACTTGACCCAGTATGGCAATTTTTTTCCCGGCCCGTTCCTGTTGACGCATTTTAGGAATAATATCAGGAGTAAGATCAGGGTTGCAGCTCAAGCTATAGCGCTCTTTATTCTCTAATAGTTGAGGGCTGCTAATAAGCTGGGCAAAAACATTAATGCCGCTATCTAAAGAGTCGCGCACCACATGGGTATAGTTGCTGCTCATATAGTTTTGCTGAGCGTGGGGGCTATTGAGAAATTTACCAGGTTGTAAATAAAATTCGGCAATTTCTATATTCGGGGGGACCTTGTTCTTCTTAAGCGCCGAAACATAGTCGAGTTCAGGGTAATCACTAAAAATTCTGGTAGAGAGTGGCTCTATTAATCTGCGATCAAGCTCGTTCTTCCATTGGGGTTTTGCTAGCGTTAGGGCGGTAAAAATTTTTAATTTCAGGCTAGGATCTTGAGCTGCCCGACGGAAGAATTCATTGATTAATTGGTTAGGTTTTCCCAGCCCAATAGGGGTGCCGAGCACAATATGTTTACCCACCTTGCACAAAGTATTTTCGACACAGCTTTCAATATCGGTGTAGTAAATGGGTCTTTTATTATTTCTCGACATAATGCGCTTGGGCCTTTACCTAACAGGATGATATCCCAGGGGATGAGGTGATTGTAGCAATGTTCCTTGTGGGAACAACAGCAAAAAGCATTACTCTAATTTTATGCTTAAGTTGACTACACTTGTTTGGTGCAACCTGCTTAGGCGATCTTCGCTCTTCCCTAGGGTGTGATTCATTCCTAGAAAAAGGCAGGGTGCTTCTCAGGGTGAAATACAGGGGGTTAAAAATGGCTACTTTTCTCACGTCTTTGCGGCGCAATCTGATTAGTCGACCGGTGCTCAAGAGGGTGCGCCGCGTGCTGCCCCCTCTCTCTAAGACAGAGCAACAGGCATTGCATGCAGGCACAGTGAGTTGGGAGGCCGAACTCTTTTCCGGAAGGCCCGATTGGCAATATCTACATGATTTACCCCCGCCCCAGCTTACGGAGGAGGAGCAGGCCTTTATCGATGGCCCCACCGAAGAACTTTGCCGACTCCTGGATGATTGGGAAATCAACCACGAGCGGAAGGATTTGCCTCCAGAGGTTTGGCAATTCATCAAGGATAATGGCTTCTGGGGAATGATTATCCCTAAGGCCTACGGAGGACTGGAGTTCTCGGCCTTGGCTCACTCCTCGGTCATTGTCAAGCTGGCCAGCCGGAGCGTGACGGCGGCGGTGACTGTCATGGTGCCTAACTCTTTGGGGCCCTCGGAGCTTTTGTTGCTTTACGGCACTGAAGAACAAAAAAGCCATTATCTGCCCCGATTAGCCCGGGGTGAGGAGTTACCCTGTTTTGCCATGACAGGTCCTACCGCTGGTTCCGATGCCGCCTCCATGCCTGACTCGGGAGTGGTTTGCTACGGTGATTATCAAGGCCAGCGTACTTTGGGCATGCGGGTCTCCTGGAATAAACGCTACATTACCCTGGGTCCCGTTGCGACCGTATTAGGGTTGGCGTTCCACTTATATGATCCGGATCATCTGTTGGGTGAAAAGGAAGATATTGGCATTACTCTCGCCCTGGTGCCTACGGGCACGCCGGGCGTCCAAATTGGGCGGCGTCATTATCCTTCCTATCAAGCCTTCCAAAATGGTCCCACCACCGGCCAGGATGTATTCATGCCCCTAGAGTGGATTATTGGCGGCCAGGAGCGGGTGGGCCAAGGGTGGCAGATGCTGATGGAGTGCCTGGGGGTAGGGCGTTCCGTGTCTTTGCCTTCCTTAAGCACCGGGGCCGCCAAATTATGTGCCCGCACCACGGGGGATTACGCCCGGGTACGAAAACAATTTCATCTTCCCATTGGCAAGTTTGAAGGGGTAGAAGAGGTTCTAACGCGCATTGCCGCCAATGCCTATTTACTTGATTCCCTTCGCACGACCACCACCGCGGTGGTTGATCAGGGGAACAAGCCTTCCATTCTCTCCGCCATCGCCAAATATCACTCCACCACCCGGATGCGGGAGACTGTCAATGATGCCATGGATGTGCATGGGGGCAAGGCCATTTGCGAGGGGCCGAATAATTATCTGGCCAATAGCTACCACGCCATTCCCGTGTCCATTACCGTGGAAGGGGCGAATATCCTCACTCGAAGCATGATTATTTTCGGCCAGGGGGCGATTCGCTGCCATCCCTATCTCCTCAAAGAGATGCAAGCCGCCCAGGACTCGGATGAAAAACAGGGCTTGGTCGCCTTTGACCAGGCTTTATTCGGGCATATAGGTTTTCTGCTACGCAATCTGGGTCGGGCCTGGTGGCATAATCTTACGGGGGGGCGTTGGGCCCATGCCCCGGAAGGGGGAGTCACGGTTGATTATTATCGACAACTGAGTCGTCTCAGTGCTTCTTTTGCGTTGGTTGCCGATCTCACCTCATTAATTCTGGGGGGAGAGCTGAAACGGCGGGAGAAGCTGTCGGGCCGTCTAGGGGACTGCTTGAGCCATATGTATTTACTCAGTGGTCTTCTGAAAAGATTCGAGGATGAGGGTCAGCCAGAGCAAGATCTGCCCTTGTTCCATTGGTGTAGCCAAAGAGAGCTTTATCTTACCCAGCAGGCATTGGATGAGATCCTGGTGAATTATCCCTCCCGTCCTGTGGGTTGGTTATTGCGCGGGGTTCTTTTTCCTTGGGGCAGGCGTTTCAGAAAACCCACGGATGATTTGGGACGGAGGTGCGCCAGCCTGCTACTGTCCCCTTCTACCGCACGAGATCGGCTGACGGCAGGCATTTTCCTGGGCCGTAGCGAGGAAGATCCCATGGCCCGTTTAGAAAAAGCCTTTGAAGCGGTGATTGCTGCCGATGAGATTAATGAAAAGCTGCATCAAGCAGCCAAGGAGAAAGGGCTGAAAAGCCTCTCCCTTGAAGAGGCTGTAGACGGGGGAGTCATTTTAGAGGCGGAGGCAAAGACGGTGGCGAAAGCGGAAGAGCTCACCTGGGAAATCATTACCGTCGATGACTTTGCGCCGGAAGATCTCACTGGAGCGCAGGCCGTGGAACGGAAGCGGGCTGTATCGGGGGGATAACGACTCCCAGGATGAGAGGAGGGGACATTTTTACCCCTCCTTGAATTTGGCGTCATATCTTCTAAGGTTGTCTTTATCTGTTTTTGATGGAAACCCCAGTGAATGAATAATAACAGGCAAGCGGTGATTGTGGCGGCAGTCCGCACGCCGTTTGCTAAACGGCAAACGGCATTTAAGCATTTTACTCCTCTGGATCTGGGAAAGTTGGTCTGTGCGGAACTCTTAGAGCGGGCTGATATTGATCCCAAAGGGGTGGATCAGGTGGTTTTTGGCCAAGTCATCCCTTCTCTCCAGGCCCCTAATGTTGCCCGGGAGATCGTATTAGGGATTGGCCTACCTCCAGGGATTCCCGCCTACACGGTTTCCAAGGCCTGTATCACCAGTTACCAAACCACGGTGAATGTGTTGGAAGCCATCCAGGAGGGGGCCATTGAGTGTGGTATTGCCGGTGGGACAGAGAGCGCAAGCGATATACCTATCACGGTCTCCAAGCCTCTCCAAGAGGCCTTGCATGAGGCCGCCAGTGCCAAGACCATGGCCCAACGCCTTGCAGCCTTCAGGAAACTCTCCCTCAGTGATTTGCTTCCCCGACCACCCGCCATTGCAGAGCCTTCTACGGGAGAAACCATGGGGGAAGCGGGGGAGCGGATGGCCAAGGAAAACGGTATTTCCCGGGAAGCCCAGGATGAGCTCGCCCGCCGCAGCCACCAACGGGCGGCCCAGGCCTGGCGAGAAGGGAAATTTTCCGATGAGGTGATGGCCGTGCATATTCCTCCTGATTTTACCGAGACCTTGGTGGAGGATAATCTGCTTCGGCCCGAGTCCGATTTGGCGACCTATACCAAGTTGAAACCTGTTTTTGACCGAAAATACGGTACCGTGACGGCGGGGAATAGTTCTCCCTTAACCGATGGGGCCAGCGCTTTGCTGTTAATGAATGAAGCCAAGGCCAAGGCTTTGGGAATGCCTATTCTGGGGAAAGTGCGAAGTTATGCCTTCGCCGCCCTGGATCCCTTTGATCAACTGCTGCTAGGGCCTGCTTACGCCACCCCCATTGCCTTAGAACGGGCGGGAATGACCTTGGCGGATATGGATTTGATCGACATGCACGAAGCCTTTGCCGCCACGGTGCTTTCCACCCTTCAAGCCTTTGAATCAGCGACCTTTGCGCGGGAAAAATTAAACCGTGACAAGCCCATTGGCGAAGTCAATTGGGATAAGCTCAATGTCAATGGAGGGTCCATTGCCATGGGCCATCCCTTTGCCGCCACCGGCGCTCGGGAAATTGCCCAGACCCTAGGGGAATTGAAGCGCCGGGGAGGTGGGGTGGCCCTGTGTACCGCCTGCGCCGCAGGGGGAATGGGGGCCGCCATGGTGCTGGAGGTGACCTCATGAGGGATACCGGGAACTCCCAATCACTGTGGGTTGAAAGACGAGAGGATAATGCTGCCATTATTTGGTTTGATGTTCCCGACGCCCCCGTCAATACTCTCCAAGCAGGTTTTGAGCAGGACTTTAATCATGTGCTTGAGCAACTGACGGCAGATAAGGACCTGGAGGCGGTGGTATTGGCCTCAGCCAAAGAGGACTTTATCGCGGGCGCCGACATCAAGATGTTAACTCAATTGCCGGATTCTGAGGCGGCCAGGCAGCTCTCACACACAGCCCAAGGGGTAATGGAACGGGTGGAATCTTTTCCTCTTCCCATTGTGGCGGCAATTCACGGGGTTTGTCTGGGTGGAGGGCTGGAGGTGGCTTTGGCCTGCCGGGCGCGGGTTGCCTCCAATAGCCGTCGCACCCAGTTTGGCCAGCCTGAAGTCAAATTGGGAGTCATTCCTGGGGTGGGCGGGACCCAGCGGCTACCCCGCCTGGTGGGTCTTGAAACGGCACTGGATATGATCTTGACCGGCAAAACGATTCCCGCCCCTAAGGCCCGGGCTATGGGATTGGTTGATGAAGTGGTTCCCCGGCCGGTCCTTTTAGAAGCGGCTTTGGCCCGTGCCCGTGAGCTTGCCTGGAAAGAGTTGAGGGAGAAAAAGGAAGAGGAGGTTCGCTCTTCCCGCCGGCTTGGTCAGGTTCTTGGTAGCCTTTTGAGCCTGGGGAAACTTAGAACACTGCTTTTAGAAGAGAATCCGGCAGGCCGGTCTGTTTTGTTTAGCCAGGCAAAGAAAAAGGTCCTGTCCCATACCCATGGCAATTTGCCGGCCCCCCTTCAGGCGCTGGAGGTGATCAGAACCGGCATTGAGGAGGGTTTGGAAGCGGGTTTTAAGGCGGAAGTGGAAGCCTTTGGTGATTTGGCTGTGAGCACCAAAGCCCGCAATCTCATGGCCCTGTTTTTAGCGAGGTCCGCGCTGAAGAAGGACCTGGGAACAGAGGCGGAGGTGACGCCCCGGGCAGTGCATAAGGTCGGCGTTTTGGGCGCGGGGCTGATGGGAAGCGGGGTAACTTATGTGACCGCTGCTGAGGCGGGTTTGCCCGTGCGCTTGAAAGACGTCAGTCACGAGGTCTTGCGGCAAGGACTCCGCTCCCTATGGAAGGCGGTGACCGAGCAAGTTCAAAAGCGGCGCATGACGTTGGGGGAACGTGACCGGGTGCTCGCCTTGGTCCGTCCCACGACCGAGTATACAGGGTTTAAACGGGCCGATGTGGTGATCGAGGCCGTAGTTGAAAATATTGAGGTAAAGCACCAGGTACTGCGTGAAGTGGAAGCCCATGGCGGCCCCGAGATGATTTTTGCTTCCAATACTTCTTCCATTCCCATCCATAAAATTGCCGAGGCGAGCCATCACCCCGAGGCGGTGATTGGGATGCATTATTTCTCCCCAGTGCCTAAGGTGCCGCTCCTTGAAGTTGTGGTAACCGAAAAAACGGCACCGGAGGTTGTGGCCACCTGTGTCGCGCTCGGTAAACGCCAAAACAAAACGGTGATTGTGGTTCGTGATGGAGCGGGATTCTATACTACGCGGATATTAGGTCCCTATATTAATGAAGCCACCCATCTTTTAGCCGAGGGAGTCTCCATAGAGGATATTGATAGGGCATTGATTAATTTTGGCTTTCCGGTGGGACCCATAAAGTTGCTAGATGAAGTGGGTATTGATGTGGTTCAAAAGATCGCCCAGATCTTGCAAGAGGCCTTCGGTGAGCGGATGAAACCCACATCAGTGCTGGAAAAATTAGTGGGGGCCGATCGCTTTGGCAAAAAAAATGGTCAGGGTTTCTATCGTTATCAGAAAGTGGAAGGAGTTTTTAAGGGGAAGCAAGTCGATAAATCCGTGTATCAGTTATTGGATGTTAAACCTCACAAAAAAATTGAGGCCAATGAAATTGCCATGCGCTGTCTTTTGCCGATGGTTAATGAGGCGGTGTACTGCTACAGCGACGGCATTCTGCGGTCGGCCCGAGACGGCGATGTGGGTGCTGTTTTCGGGCTGGGTTTTCCACCCTTTTTAGGGGGACCCTTTCGCTTTATTGATAATCAAGGCACGGGCGAAATTGTCGAACGGCTCACTCATTACCAAAAGCAATGGGGTGAGCGTTTTACTCCTGCGCCTCTTCTCGTTGAACTCGCTCAACAGGGAATCGGTCTTCATGATAAGAAAACGCCTCCACCGGGGGAGACTCTTCCCTGACTCTTGTGGTGATTTATGTCATAGAAGAGGCATTAAGGTGAGGGCTAGCAAGTAGCTTTTGCTTATGAGCATTCGAGGCGAGGATGGTGACCCAAATGGAAACCATTGTCCCTATGGAATGAGCGGTCAGTAAAGAAAAATTTATCACTAATATGAATACATCAAGAGCGCGAATGATCTTGCTAGGATCGGTAATGGCTATACCGGGGGGTTGGGAAACCGTTTTTGCTATTAGCAGTGATATGCTTACTCCCATGCCGATAAAGCTAACTAGGGTTCCTAGAAGGCTGACTTTGGAACTTAATCCTAAAAGCCAAGGGGAGGATTCCTTCTCTGCACTAATATAAGTATCCGGCTCCAAATATATTTTTCGAGCGAGCCGCGTATAATAAAAAAAGATGATGGTGCTTAGACATAAGATGACAAAGGCATAGAACGCCCACAGGAGACCGCCGCTAAGTTCGTTAGGGGAAAGGACTTGGCCTGAGGTAGCAAAAAGCAATAGTAGCGCAGAAGCGATCGCAAATATAAATTGTATCCAGAAAACGGTCCATCCGAGTCGGCGGAGATTTTTGACTAATCTTAAAATGGCCTTGGCAAGATTCGACGGCATTCTTTTCGATTTAAACCGCCTGCCGGGTTGTTGTGGCCTGGCAGGCGGGTGAGGGGGAGGGAGTTCATCTCGTTGATGGGTTTTTAGGAAAATAACCCCCACCAGGATAATCACTAATACAGTCAAAACAATCGCTGTAATTTCATGTAATGCTTTATAAAAACCAACCAAGTCAGAATTCTTTGTTTCCCAGGTAGGAATCGATAAGCCCCAAAACTTGATGGGGATTCCGCTGGATGTAGCCTGAAGAAAACCGCTAATTGCTGCAATTGCTACGCACCCATAGATCAATAGATATAAATTCCAGACTACTGCTTTCTGCCAACCGGAAGTACCCCCTAGAAGTGGGGAACTACCCAATATCAACCACAATAGGATTTGAAAAGCTACCAGTATTACGCTTGTCAATCCCAGGGAGATATGCAGATTGATAAAAAACTCTCGTTCTGGGGCTGTGGGTGGCAGGTACTGGAGATACCACCCCAAGCCAATTAAAACAAAGATTAGCGAAGCCAGTATCCAATGAATGGCCGTAAAGAAAAGGCTATGCTGTGTTGGGCTTGATTTCATATGAATGGTTGGTGTTTAGGGGCACAGATAAAAAAATATTAGATCCCAACTGTCTAAATTTCTAGGACCATATTTTCTTGACTTTTCTTTTAACTTCTTCTACTTATACGGGATGGAAACGGACCGCGCGATTGGATTCGGAATCTGTGGATCTGTTTAGAACGCGCTATGCTCATACTGACACCAATCCCTCTGTTCTTGCCCTTCTTCAGGTGAGGGTTTGTGAACCGGTGCAGTTTGAGGTATTTCTGCCTTTGGCCTTGTTGAAGCAAACCAAATTTTTTAAAGATCCTTCAAGCCACAAAGGATGCTCTATTGCTTAGACACAGTATTGATTAAGTATCTGCTTTATGGGCTGACGCCTATGGAAGCGCGATTAGCCACTTTGCTTGTTGCTGGCCATGAACTTCGGGAAGCAGCAAGTGCTCTCCACATTTGGTTTTAGCCACCTCGTCTCATCATATCAAGCTGGCGGCAGAGAAACTGCCCAACGGTCAGTATGGTTATAAAATGCTCCAACACCGGGTCAGCAATGCCATAGGCCCCCAAGATCATACCGCGTTATATGCTGATATTGCGGTCATTCCCGGAGCTATTCTCTTTGCCAAGCAGGGAGATGTGGTCAAAGTGGAACTCACCAACAATACGGAAGTAAAGGTAGGCTTTGAGGTCCCTGGCTTTTTTAATAGTTATGGGACCAAGGTCGACCCGGGAAAAACCCAGACCTACACCTTCAACGCTAACCGTGCGAGAACTTATCTGTACCGGGATGAACATTTTCAACAGGTTTTCCCAACACTTTTCATGATGGCCCAACAAAATTCCCGCCCGGGTGTCATCCCCAATCCGCCGGTTCCTAGCACCATTGATACTCGATTGATGCCCGAACCCTTTGCGACGGAAGTCTTCACGATCAAGGCGGGCGATGGCGTAGGCCCTGGAGACTGGCAATACCACTGCCATGTCTTTGCCCATATGGAAGCGGGCATGCATGGTCATTTCAAAGTGGTGGAGGTGTCTGAAGCGGCAGTCAGCATTGCCGGCGCTTCTCTTTATGGTGGCATTTTCGGCAGTTCGGGAACAGGGGTAGCTACCTTTGAGATTTCAGACGAGCCGGGCCGTTGGTTTAAGAGTACCCGAGGCGATATTACGGGTACCGATACCCAGTCTCTGGAACTGCTTCATCCCAATGACAGTATTCACTTTATCATGTCAGATACCCACACGTCCCATACCATGACCAGTTTGCTGTGGCCGATGGGGGCAGAGAATATGCCCTTTGACCAAGTCACTTCTGCTGCACCTTGGCATGTGACGTATCCTAGTGTTCCTGTTCAGATCACCGGTGGGGCGGTTGCTGACTTAAGAGAGGTCTTGGAAGCTAGGTACGGACAAGACATTCAATTGGCAAATCTTTTTGATCCTGAAATACCTGGCGTGGGAGAAGTATGGATCGATACCCAGTTTGAAAAAACTAACAGCAAAACCAAGCCAGGAACGATTACCGTACTAGATGCAGAGAACTGGACAATCAAGCGCAAGATCTCCTTACCCGAGATCAACATGAACCATCCCCACAACATGTGGACCGACCGGGATCAAAAAGTTGTCTACCAAACCCAATGGTTCGATAACAAGCTCACTTTTGTTGACAGGGTTACTGGCCAGCTCATCAAAAACATTCGGGTAGGCGAGTCTCCTGCCCATGTCATGACTCGCCCCCACAATGACACTATCCTG encodes the following:
- a CDS encoding lysophospholipid acyltransferase family protein, with amino-acid sequence MGWLGYWVITIICRTIRWESQGDKYLEQIYAAGSRAIFTFWHGRIFPATWYWRNRGIIVMASMNLDGEAMTHCIQRHGYSAVRGSSSRGGLKALSAMVKEIQQGRDAAFTIDGPRGPRHVAKVGPVILARKTGAAISCFHVSMKHKIQLNSWDGFQIPIPFTRAIVLKAPPIWVPPNASEDKMRQIHMRMQQVLEELCEQGDHWWN
- a CDS encoding YHS domain-containing protein; amino-acid sequence: MYCVYKLIPNHLPVARPSSLSFGRSQRPNTDPVFYQIPVDPETTQLKIGVENKTYYFCSSNCKDKFEHHPKKNETTDPYEVAIRQSSPHGMARLLGHHHHLSHHSLGVSRR
- a CDS encoding acyl-CoA dehydrogenase gives rise to the protein MATFLTSLRRNLISRPVLKRVRRVLPPLSKTEQQALHAGTVSWEAELFSGRPDWQYLHDLPPPQLTEEEQAFIDGPTEELCRLLDDWEINHERKDLPPEVWQFIKDNGFWGMIIPKAYGGLEFSALAHSSVIVKLASRSVTAAVTVMVPNSLGPSELLLLYGTEEQKSHYLPRLARGEELPCFAMTGPTAGSDAASMPDSGVVCYGDYQGQRTLGMRVSWNKRYITLGPVATVLGLAFHLYDPDHLLGEKEDIGITLALVPTGTPGVQIGRRHYPSYQAFQNGPTTGQDVFMPLEWIIGGQERVGQGWQMLMECLGVGRSVSLPSLSTGAAKLCARTTGDYARVRKQFHLPIGKFEGVEEVLTRIAANAYLLDSLRTTTTAVVDQGNKPSILSAIAKYHSTTRMRETVNDAMDVHGGKAICEGPNNYLANSYHAIPVSITVEGANILTRSMIIFGQGAIRCHPYLLKEMQAAQDSDEKQGLVAFDQALFGHIGFLLRNLGRAWWHNLTGGRWAHAPEGGVTVDYYRQLSRLSASFALVADLTSLILGGELKRREKLSGRLGDCLSHMYLLSGLLKRFEDEGQPEQDLPLFHWCSQRELYLTQQALDEILVNYPSRPVGWLLRGVLFPWGRRFRKPTDDLGRRCASLLLSPSTARDRLTAGIFLGRSEEDPMARLEKAFEAVIAADEINEKLHQAAKEKGLKSLSLEEAVDGGVILEAEAKTVAKAEELTWEIITVDDFAPEDLTGAQAVERKRAVSGG
- a CDS encoding acetyl-CoA hydrolase/transferase C-terminal domain-containing protein, which produces MVRDSLDSGINVFAQLISSPQLLENKERYSLSCNPDLTPDIIPKMRQQERAGKKIAILGQVNPELPFMYGDALVSPEDFDAIVDHPQYTFKLFAPPNMAINPADYMIGLHASALIKDGGTIQLGIGSLGDAVTYFVNMRHQHNPAYRDLLSESKVFDKFENVIHKVGGINSFKKGLYANSEMFVDGFMQLYHSGVLKRKVYPHETLQRLLNENKISSQVSPETLSCLIEEKIIPPKLSAKDVALLQQWGIFKTEWAYQNGHLYAPSGIEIPADLTDTHAVEKIYHYCLGSQLKGGYLLHGSFFLGPQRFYNFLRDLKTEERELFCMKKISYVNQLYGDEELKRLQRKEGRFFNSALMVTLDGAIISDKLEDGRIVSGVGGQYNFIAMAHALSDARAIIMLRSIREKHGEISSNIIWNYGHTTIPCHLRDMVVTEYGIADLRGKNDREVIIALLKIADSRFQESLLKEAKKAGKIPKDYQIPDGFKDNHPERLKKLFHAYKAQGFVPELPFGTEFTPEEMVLMRVFELLQTMVVKKRFSIPNRRQLKMITSTPESATVFLKRLQLDNPTTLKEKLMQKLVLYGLTQTGAI
- a CDS encoding SOS response-associated peptidase — its product is MCGRYTLHASLEQLAAHFHLSQTQELTPRFNIAPSQAVPAVRGESSQRELTMLRWGLIPHWAKEEKTSYSMINARAETVATKPAFRGAFRHRRCLIPADGFYEWKPATDGAKQPYYIRRRNGEVFAFAGLWEHWEGETGKCIDSCTIIVTDANKLIQPIHDRMPVILEPADYEAWLNPKNQAANTLTALLKPYPPESMEAYPVSRRVNRPTNDDPECIVSIS
- the fadI gene encoding acetyl-CoA C-acyltransferase FadI; amino-acid sequence: MNNNRQAVIVAAVRTPFAKRQTAFKHFTPLDLGKLVCAELLERADIDPKGVDQVVFGQVIPSLQAPNVAREIVLGIGLPPGIPAYTVSKACITSYQTTVNVLEAIQEGAIECGIAGGTESASDIPITVSKPLQEALHEAASAKTMAQRLAAFRKLSLSDLLPRPPAIAEPSTGETMGEAGERMAKENGISREAQDELARRSHQRAAQAWREGKFSDEVMAVHIPPDFTETLVEDNLLRPESDLATYTKLKPVFDRKYGTVTAGNSSPLTDGASALLLMNEAKAKALGMPILGKVRSYAFAALDPFDQLLLGPAYATPIALERAGMTLADMDLIDMHEAFAATVLSTLQAFESATFAREKLNRDKPIGEVNWDKLNVNGGSIAMGHPFAATGAREIAQTLGELKRRGGGVALCTACAAGGMGAAMVLEVTS